The Arthrobacter sp. NicSoilC5 genome has a window encoding:
- a CDS encoding F0F1 ATP synthase subunit B — translation MHQLIISAAAEGDVNPLVPNGWEMLVVFVGFAILFFIVVKFVVPMFEKTFAERAEAIEGGIAKAEKAQAEASAALEEYKQQLTDARTEANRIREEARAEGAQILADLKEKAAAESARITAQAHVQIESERQAAVVSLRSEVGTLATTLAGRIVGESLDDDARAARVVDRFLADLESQNAGAAK, via the coding sequence ATGCATCAGCTGATCATCTCAGCCGCCGCTGAAGGCGACGTCAACCCCCTTGTTCCCAATGGCTGGGAAATGCTGGTTGTCTTCGTGGGCTTTGCCATCCTCTTCTTCATCGTGGTCAAGTTTGTTGTCCCGATGTTCGAGAAGACCTTTGCAGAGCGTGCCGAGGCCATCGAAGGCGGTATCGCCAAGGCTGAAAAGGCCCAGGCTGAGGCGTCTGCTGCACTCGAAGAGTACAAGCAGCAGCTGACCGACGCCCGCACCGAAGCCAACCGCATCCGTGAGGAAGCCCGCGCCGAAGGTGCCCAGATCCTCGCGGATCTCAAGGAGAAGGCGGCAGCAGAGTCTGCCCGCATCACCGCACAGGCCCACGTACAGATCGAATCCGAGCGCCAGGCGGCCGTTGTGTCCCTGCGCTCTGAGGTAGGCACCCTGGCCACCACCCTTGCCGGCCGCATCGTGGGCGAGTCCCTCGACGACGACGCACGCGCAGCACGGGTAGTGGACCGTTTCCTGGCAGATCTGGAGTCCCAGAACGCAGGTGCAGCTAAGTAA
- the atpE gene encoding ATP synthase F0 subunit C, giving the protein MEGSINGSLNLIGYGLSAIGGGIGVGLVFAAYINGVARQPEAQRVLQPIAFLGLALTEALAILGLVFAFVLK; this is encoded by the coding sequence ATGGAAGGCTCCATCAACGGCTCCCTCAACCTCATCGGCTATGGCCTCTCGGCTATCGGCGGTGGTATCGGTGTGGGTCTCGTGTTCGCTGCCTACATCAACGGCGTTGCACGCCAGCCGGAAGCCCAGCGCGTCCTGCAGCCGATCGCATTCCTTGGCCTGGCCCTGACCGAAGCACTCGCCATCCTGGGCCTGGTCTTCGCCTTCGTTCTCAAGTAA
- the atpB gene encoding F0F1 ATP synthase subunit A: protein MIALALPAQDSGEFTPPGINEMHLPAILPWGAAEGFSKQMLLVLLSVVFIAVFFVLAARKQQLVPGKLQFAGEAAYGFVRNGIAKDIIGGRDFIKYVPLLFSLFFFILVNNIYGAIPVFQLPTFSHVGGAYVLAGLVYVTWIAIGVKKNGLRYFKLATVPSGVPWYILPIVIPIEIISNFVVRPVTHSLRLFATMLAGHLIVMIAGSGIEYLIMQENVLLKGTSILVLAGAIAMYMLEALIMVLQAYVFTLLTAIYIEGALHADSH, encoded by the coding sequence TTGATCGCGCTTGCGCTCCCGGCCCAAGATTCAGGAGAGTTCACTCCTCCTGGTATTAACGAAATGCATTTGCCGGCAATCCTGCCGTGGGGTGCCGCAGAAGGATTCTCCAAGCAGATGCTGCTGGTCCTCCTCTCTGTCGTCTTTATCGCCGTCTTCTTCGTGCTCGCCGCACGCAAGCAGCAGCTGGTACCCGGCAAGCTCCAGTTCGCCGGCGAAGCCGCTTACGGCTTCGTCCGCAACGGCATTGCCAAGGACATCATCGGCGGCAGGGACTTCATCAAGTACGTCCCCCTGCTGTTCAGCCTGTTCTTCTTCATCCTGGTCAACAACATCTACGGCGCCATCCCGGTGTTCCAGCTCCCCACGTTCTCGCACGTGGGTGGAGCGTATGTGCTGGCCGGCCTGGTGTACGTCACCTGGATCGCCATCGGCGTCAAGAAGAACGGCCTGCGCTACTTCAAGCTTGCAACGGTCCCCTCGGGCGTGCCGTGGTACATCCTGCCGATCGTCATACCGATCGAAATCATCTCCAACTTCGTTGTCCGGCCCGTCACGCACAGCCTCCGTCTGTTCGCGACCATGCTCGCCGGCCACCTGATCGTGATGATCGCCGGTTCCGGCATCGAGTACCTCATCATGCAGGAGAACGTGCTGCTGAAGGGAACCTCGATCCTGGTTCTCGCCGGTGCCATCGCCATGTACATGCTTGAAGCCCTGATCATGGTCCTGCAGGCCTATGTCTTTACGCTGCTGACCGCGATCTACATCGAAGGCGCACTGCACGCCGACAGCCACTAG
- a CDS encoding AtpZ/AtpI family protein: MRDRKKTAGAAHGKRGSTDSTQGPADVSTDGGYNAGMAVFSYIIGGIIVWSLIGWGLDYLWGTRWIVLAGALLGAVGGFYLSHMHGLTSSRKIADGRHAPSAPSQDGKDNAK; the protein is encoded by the coding sequence ATGCGTGATCGGAAAAAAACCGCAGGCGCCGCACACGGCAAACGCGGATCAACCGACTCCACGCAGGGTCCTGCCGACGTGTCCACCGATGGCGGCTACAACGCTGGAATGGCTGTATTCAGCTACATCATTGGCGGAATCATCGTCTGGAGTTTGATAGGGTGGGGACTGGATTATCTGTGGGGAACGCGCTGGATTGTGCTCGCAGGCGCTCTGCTTGGAGCCGTCGGAGGTTTCTACCTTTCCCACATGCACGGCCTCACCAGTTCCCGAAAAATTGCTGATGGGCGCCATGCTCCCAGCGCACCGTCCCAGGACGGAAAAGATAATGCCAAATAA
- a CDS encoding MraY family glycosyltransferase has protein sequence MIMYLLMGLTAAIVSYAATWGARVVGHRLELHLPIRSRDMHSTPVSRLGGVAIFLGVMVALVVASQSFFVKDIYRNNFSPWGVLAGAAVIVLVGVADDLLDIRWWVKLIGQSAAGLTVAIWGVQMTIVPWVPEPIYLHDGTLRIVLTAGLIVTTMNAFNFIDGLDGLAAGVAIIGGTAFFITAYWVHRNAVLLDYSDLATLITAVLVGGCLGFLPHNFFPSKIFMGDSGAMLIGLLMASAGVVSTGQITSGLYDRANGISTIIPILLPFAVLFLPLLDLGLAVVRRTARGRSPWSADRGHLHHKLLDIGYSHRTAVVLMYLWTAVLSFGGLAFAVFPWHIVLAVDIFATLVMGLVTAWPYLSRGNGETAA, from the coding sequence ATGATCATGTACCTGCTTATGGGGCTCACCGCCGCCATCGTCTCCTACGCGGCCACCTGGGGCGCCCGCGTCGTGGGGCACCGGCTTGAGCTGCACCTGCCCATCCGCAGCCGGGACATGCATTCCACGCCGGTGTCCAGGCTGGGCGGGGTGGCAATCTTCCTGGGCGTCATGGTGGCGCTGGTCGTTGCCAGCCAGTCCTTCTTCGTCAAGGACATTTACCGCAACAACTTTTCACCGTGGGGTGTCCTGGCAGGAGCAGCTGTCATCGTCCTGGTGGGCGTGGCGGACGACCTGCTGGACATTCGCTGGTGGGTGAAGCTGATCGGCCAGAGCGCGGCCGGACTGACCGTGGCCATCTGGGGTGTGCAGATGACCATCGTCCCCTGGGTACCTGAACCCATCTACCTCCACGACGGAACACTGCGGATAGTGCTGACGGCCGGACTGATCGTCACCACCATGAACGCCTTCAACTTCATTGACGGACTGGACGGCCTCGCCGCGGGAGTGGCCATCATCGGCGGCACGGCGTTCTTCATTACCGCCTACTGGGTCCACCGCAACGCGGTACTGCTGGACTATTCGGACCTGGCAACCCTCATAACCGCGGTCCTCGTGGGCGGGTGCCTTGGGTTCCTCCCGCACAACTTCTTTCCCTCGAAGATCTTCATGGGCGACTCCGGCGCCATGCTGATCGGGCTCCTCATGGCCTCGGCCGGCGTCGTGTCCACGGGGCAGATCACCTCGGGCCTCTACGACCGCGCCAACGGTATCTCCACCATCATTCCCATCCTGCTTCCCTTCGCCGTCCTCTTCCTGCCGCTGCTGGACCTCGGGCTGGCGGTCGTCCGGCGGACGGCCCGCGGGCGTTCGCCCTGGTCGGCGGACCGCGGACACCTGCATCACAAATTGCTGGACATCGGCTATTCGCACCGTACCGCTGTGGTCCTGATGTACCTGTGGACCGCCGTGCTCTCCTTCGGTGGCCTGGCGTTCGCTGTCTTCCCCTGGCACATCGTGCTCGCCGTGGACATCTTCGCCACGCTGGTCATGGGACTGGTGACAGCGTGGCCGTACCTGTCCCGCGGCAACGGGGAAACTGCGGCGTAA
- a CDS encoding glycosyltransferase — MTPRIAVAAVTFDRPKELSVLLDSINAQSRHVDTICLVDSGTTPAADVATTHPNVDYVRSEANLGGAGGFALAALKAVASGARWIWMMDDDAEPADPECLATLLREAEARDLEAVVPLVTAPGHPDRLSFFFRLDGKVTHDRAEVEKRGFLPDDGHFFNGALIRSDVFFKVGLPDMRLFIRGDEVDFTIRLRKAGIRFGTVTTTAITHPHAFGETQHVYGARWHVIVPDSAFKRFYYYRNRGYLIRRYFRVRSFVADVGGYLGYFLQRRDLPGFLVWARSFTTGLRGKGFAPLEDQKF; from the coding sequence ATGACCCCCCGCATTGCGGTTGCCGCCGTGACTTTCGACCGGCCCAAGGAACTGTCCGTCCTGCTGGATTCGATCAACGCCCAGAGCCGGCACGTGGACACGATTTGCCTGGTGGACAGCGGCACCACCCCGGCCGCGGATGTGGCTACGACGCACCCCAACGTGGACTATGTGCGCTCCGAAGCGAACCTGGGCGGCGCCGGCGGATTTGCGCTTGCCGCGCTGAAGGCCGTCGCCAGCGGGGCCCGCTGGATCTGGATGATGGACGACGACGCCGAGCCGGCAGATCCGGAGTGCCTCGCCACGCTGCTTCGTGAGGCTGAGGCACGCGACCTGGAGGCGGTGGTCCCTTTGGTCACGGCGCCCGGCCATCCCGACCGGTTGTCCTTCTTTTTCCGGCTGGACGGCAAGGTCACGCACGACAGGGCCGAGGTGGAGAAACGTGGCTTCCTGCCGGACGATGGCCATTTCTTCAACGGTGCGCTGATCCGCTCCGACGTGTTCTTCAAGGTGGGCCTGCCGGACATGCGCCTGTTCATCCGGGGCGATGAGGTTGATTTCACCATCCGGCTGCGCAAGGCCGGGATCCGCTTTGGCACCGTCACCACCACGGCCATTACGCACCCGCACGCGTTCGGGGAAACGCAGCACGTCTACGGCGCCCGCTGGCATGTGATCGTCCCGGACTCCGCCTTCAAGCGCTTCTACTATTACCGGAACCGGGGCTACCTGATCCGCCGCTACTTCCGGGTGCGCTCGTTCGTGGCCGACGTCGGCGGGTACCTGGGCTACTTCCTGCAGCGCCGCGACCTTCCGGGCTTCCTGGTGTGGGCACGTTCGTTCACCACCGGCCTGCGGGGCAAGGGCTTTGCTCCGTTGGAGGACCAGAAGTTCTAG
- a CDS encoding WecB/TagA/CpsF family glycosyltransferase: MALDRQQIPVLDVHATPLRVPELVAELSSFVADGSTRTVLGHNLHSVTLALSDDGFRRLYEDSDVVLLDGAPVLWLWGRTGNAEGPVMDYRLGSTDWLPALDQVRGLDRIAVIGAGAEANAGAVSRLKDIVPGARVSGFPGEGWGPELEEAAVAWLHREQPQLVLLGLGMPLQEEVLQRRLAEMPPAVYCAVGGAIEQLAGVQKLAPRWLGRMGLEWAWRLLLHPRRVAYRVLGEPWVLLWLLAARRLGKPGLAK, translated from the coding sequence ATGGCGCTGGACCGCCAGCAGATCCCTGTCCTGGACGTCCACGCCACGCCGCTGCGCGTCCCCGAACTGGTGGCGGAACTGAGCAGCTTCGTGGCGGATGGCTCCACCCGTACCGTCCTGGGCCACAACCTGCACAGCGTGACGCTGGCTTTGTCCGACGACGGATTCCGGCGCCTCTATGAGGACAGCGACGTCGTGCTCCTGGACGGGGCACCCGTGCTGTGGCTGTGGGGGAGGACCGGCAACGCCGAAGGCCCCGTCATGGATTACCGGCTGGGTTCAACGGACTGGCTGCCGGCGCTGGACCAGGTGCGCGGCCTTGACCGGATTGCCGTGATCGGTGCCGGTGCGGAAGCGAACGCCGGGGCAGTCAGCAGGCTGAAGGACATCGTTCCGGGCGCCCGCGTCTCAGGCTTTCCCGGTGAAGGATGGGGTCCTGAGCTGGAAGAGGCAGCCGTTGCCTGGCTGCACCGTGAACAGCCGCAGCTTGTCCTGCTTGGGCTGGGCATGCCGCTCCAGGAGGAAGTGCTGCAGCGGCGGCTGGCTGAGATGCCGCCTGCCGTGTACTGCGCCGTGGGCGGCGCCATCGAGCAGTTGGCGGGCGTCCAGAAGCTGGCCCCCCGGTGGCTGGGCAGGATGGGCCTGGAGTGGGCCTGGCGCCTGCTCCTGCATCCCCGCCGCGTGGCCTACCGCGTGCTGGGGGAGCCCTGGGTCCTGCTGTGGCTCCTGGCCGCCCGGAGGCTCGGAAAACCGGGGCTGGCCAAATAG